The Ficedula albicollis isolate OC2 chromosome 5, FicAlb1.5, whole genome shotgun sequence genome includes the window TGCTAAACTACTTTCTGCATATTTAACTGGAATACCTCTGCTAGAATGACATCTGAGGAGATTTAAGGGGAGAGAACATTTGTACTAAATTACATAGCTGCTAATACACATACAGATTATTGTAAAACTATACATACATTTTATAAAACACACTTGTAAAAATGCCTAGGCCTGGATGGTGGCATTCAGCCAGAAGTTCTGGAGGTCTTCAGGTGTGAATAGATGAATATAAACAATACATGTAATGTCTCCCTCTTTTGCAGTTCTTGTGACCATGCCAACACAGGTGTCCATGCAGCTTTCTCTGGTCCCCTGGGGTCCTTTCTGGGTCCCCTTTTTGCAAAGTCCCtaagggctgagcagagcccccaCAGAGAATAACATTTGGTGCTTTGTGCCgcagtgctgctgggagttCGAGGGTAGCTTGCTGGGGGAGACAATCAGAAGACtaaaactgagaaaaactgTAACTTGAGATAAAAGTCAGGGGTGTCCAGGAAGAAGTGAGAATGTGTCTATGGCCTGTTATTCTGATCCCAAACCCTCACACACACTGTGCCACCGACAGCTGTTGGGCATGAACATGGACACACTGACCTGTGGGCGTCCCCCACCCCTGAAACATGAACGGACACCAAGCGATCTACTGCACAGCGCACTGGAGACACACACACTCATCATGAAAGCTTGCTATGCTTTATTGTTGCAGCCAGGCCCGTGTGGCAGCTGGTCTTCTCAGGGGCTCTGGCTCTACATCTCGAAGTCATCTACCGGCTCACTAAACGGTCCCAAGTCATCCAAGGCGTccggctcctcctcctcttcatggTGCCTGTGTCTCCTGAAGGACCGGCGCTTGACAGCCGAGTGGCGGCGTCTCGCAACCCGGCGCCTCCGCCGCGTGCTGCGGCGgcgggagcggggggggggggggggggggggggggggggggggggggggggggggggggggggggggggggggggggggggggggggggggggggggggggggggggggggggggggggggggggggggggggggggggggggggggggggggggggggggggggggggggggggggggggggggggggggggggggggggggggggggggggggggggggggggggggggggggggggggggggggggggggggggggggggggggggggggggggggggggggggggggggggggggggggggggggggggggggggggggggggggggggggggggggggggggggggggggggggggggggggggggggggggggggggggggggggggggggggggggggggggggggggggggggggggggggggggggggggggggggggggggggggggggggggggggggggggggggggggggggggggggggggggggggggggggggggggggggctccggcTCCTGCTCCGGCTCCTGCGGCGTCTGGCCCGCCGATTGTAACCAGccatggtggtggtggtgctcGCTGAGCGCTGCGAGCCGCTGCCCTGCTTTTATAGGGCTGCCGGGGTGCAGCCCTTTGTGATGCAAGCCGTTTACAGAGCTGATCTCACCAGTGATGTCACAATGGCTGTTTGCTGATGGTGTTGCCAGCTTCGCTTGCATGTGGAGCTTTTGATATCCCTAGTAAATGGCTTTTATCTTAAGCCACAATGTTTCCCATCTTTACTCCTCCAATTCTCTCTCCCAGCAGGCTGGTGGTGAGAGTGACCTGCGCGGCACTTTGTTTCTGGCTGGGGTTAAAGCATTACCTGCCTCCTACGTGGCTTAAGGGCTGTAGGGGCACACCTGTTCGCCAATGGCACCGAATGGAGGGTGAAAGCCTGCTAAACTATTGTTCTCCTCAGTTTCTGCAGAGGAACTCCTGCTTCATTATCTGGAGTACCTCctctcttcttcttccctgccctggcctCTCCAGGACTGTTTCTTGCATCTGTTCCCAACGACATTATCCCTGATGCACTATCACCTCTGCAAATGGGGTCAGCCTTGACCAGTGGCAAGTCCTTCTTGGACCTGGCTGGCGCTAGCCCTGGTCAACATAGGGCAACTGGAGGCATGTTATCCCAGATGTTCTCCACTCTCTCTTTTCACTCTGAAGCCCTCACCAACCTAAGTCCAATATAGGCATAGAGAAccaggaggaggtgggagcaaGCACAGCAGTACTGAGAAGCATGTTGCAGGGTCAGAGAATCTCTCCACAGGAAGATACGTGAAGGGCAGTGTGATTACCCTGCCAGGAGCGGTGGGACGGCCAGGATGAGAGTTAGGTGTTGGATGGGCAGAGCAACTTGCAGTGCTTTGTCTGGCCTTTACCCTCGAATCCCCAGCAGTGCTACAGAAGAGGGCATGAGGCACTGAGGGTTCTTctctctctgggctctgctcagcccctaAGGACCCTGTAATAAGAGGGACCCAAAAAGGGGGCCCAGGGGAccagtggcaggagcagaggttatctgtgtgtcctggggcacatGCACTCTCCACAGGCCCTGGGTTGCAGACACAATCACACCTCATCCCAAACAAAGACAACCCTGGACATGCACTGCCACGCATGAACATCCTCCAACATACAGATCACACATAGGAACATCATGCCTGGATGCACACATTCTGCTGTTGGGCATGGACACACTGACCTGTGGGCCACCCACACCCCTGAAACATAAATGGACACCAAGCGATCTACTGCTAGTGCACAGCGCATTGGAGACACACACACTCATCATAAAAGCTTGCTATGCTTTATTGTTGCAGCCAAGCCCGAATGGTGGCTGCTCATCTCAGGGGCTCTGGCTCTAAACCTCAGTCATCTACCGGCTCACTGAGCCCTCCGACGTCTTCCATCACGTccggctcctcctcctcttcatggCGCCTGTGTCTCTTGGGGGACCGGCGCTTGATGACTGGGGGGCCGTGTGTTCCGAGCTGGGCCTTTGGCCGCGTGCTGCGGCGGCGGGAGCGGCTGTGGCCGGTGCGCCGCGTCTTGCGCAGGCGCCTGTGGCTCCGGCTCCTGCTCCGGCTCCTGCGGCGTCTGGCCCGCCGATTGTAACCAGccatggtggtggtggtgctcGCTGAGCGCTGCGAGCCACTGCCCTGCTTTTATAGGGCTGCCGGGGTGCAGCCCTTTGTGATGCAAGCCGTTTTCAGAGCTGATCTCACCAGTGATGTCACAATGGCTGTTTGCTGATGGTGTTGCCAGCTTCGCTTGCATGTGGAGCTTTTGATATCCCTAGTAAATGGCTTTTATCTTAAGCCACAATGTTTCCCATCTTTACTCCTCCAATTCTCTCTCCCAGCAGGCTGGTGGTGAGAGTGACCTGCGCGGCACTTTGTTTCTGGCTGGGGTTAAAGCATTACCTGCCTCCTACGTGGCTTAAGGGCTGTAGGGGCACACCTGTTCGCCAATGGCACCGAATGGAGGGTGAAAGCCTGCTAAACTATTGTTCTCCTCAGTTTCTGCAGAGGAACTCCTGCTGCATTATCTGGAGTACCTCCTCTCTTCttctcccctgccctggcctcAGCACCACCGTTTCTCACATGTACTCTTGAAGATGTTATCCAGTGCTGCGCTGGCCTTTATCACTACATCCATGTACTGGCATTTTCATCTTCTTCCCAATTTTATACTTCTGTATCATTTTATTCAAAGAAGAAGCTGGTACTGTCTTGGTAGGAGAAAGTTAAAAGGTTCTAACACTCCTTAAATGATGctcaataaataaatgaatacaaACTGGTCACTTGCACTGTGTCCTAATGGAAGTTTCTCTGTAAAATGAAACATGCTGGTATGTGTCAAACTTCATAACATGATGGCTTATAATCAACTGCTTGCCATGCTTTTAAGTGTCAATAGAAACTCTGCTTCAGCTCAAATATATTATCATTTATATGGGAAGAATTCTGTGGAAGACCTCTGTGGAAGGGAGGTTCTGAAAGCTCTGTTCAGGGTATATGGAGTTCGCACTTGAGGAAAGCCCTCTGAGAATTGAATGAGGTCTACTTTTTGTCCTgtgttatttgttattttttcttaccTTAGGCATGAGCAGTACAAAGTTGTAGTGATAGTAGTGTAGAACACTCCAACTATAGTGCCTTCCCTGGTGTTATGTGTGACTTTATGGTTTGAGAGCAAACCAGGCTTCTGCATTCCGAGATCTGCCATCAACTCCCTGTATGTGTggtaaaatagttttatttcttttggctttattttagtttttctcagctgtgggcaataactgaaataatgaaaatgctgtGAATTAACTCTTAAGGGTATTTATGGTATTGAGATCTCTCTTGATTATAGTTGAAGGATCTTGGCAATCTGGAGAGGTCCCTGTTGACTAAAAGTTGGCTAACATTGTCACCGTTTTCAAAAAGATCTAGAAGCCTGGACACTACAGGCTTGTTAGTCTGACTTAAGTGCCTGATAAGGTTATGGAGAAGATTTTTCTGGTAGTTATTGAAAAACATCTGAAGGACAACACAGTCATCAGTCATCAGTCACAACCAGCATGGTTTTGTAAAGGGTAAAATCTGCTTATTTTAAAGgactttcattttccttttatggCAAGATAACCCATCTAGTTGATCAGTGGAAGCCGGTTGATGCTATcattttggatttcagtaaagcttttgatACTGTCTCTCACAGGATTCTTCTGGATAAAATATACAGCACATAGCTGGATAAATACATCATATGATGTGTGAGCAGCTGGATCACAGGTTGGGCACAAGGGTTAAAGTGAATGGGGTGATATCAGAGTGGTGACTGATGACTAGTGgggttccacagggctccatcctcagtCCTGTGCTCATCaacattttcataaatgttttGGACTCAAGACTGGAAGGGATACTaagcaagtttgcagatgatacaaaactgggaggagctaTTGACTCCCTTGAAGGCaaggaggccctgcagagagacctcgGCAAATTAGATGGCAATCACTAAAACTGTATGAATCATCAAGAGGATGATGCAAAGACTTCTTTTATTAGGAgcacttatttattttaattcttaccttattcttactttttatttcacaatGTTGTTGAACAATCAACTAATTCATGGTTGGTTACTAAAAATTTTTCAATTCTCTTTCTTAAGAATTGGGCTATGATGTTTTCAGTAGGTGTATATAAATTTATCTTCTTTCAAATACAGTAAGAACAGAAATGCTGaccagaaaacatttctggttTGGTGCTCGGAGACTGCAGTTTCTTAATGCTTGGAAACTGGTCACAATCCAAATCAGTTAGAAAATAGCTGCAAATTAAAGCATCCaacttggtttttttgtggtttatgtGAAAGGGGTcattggtttgtatttttttttcccaggatctTGTAACATTAGAAATACTGCCTGTATTAATGTAAATGAGTAGTGTAGTTTCTCTTTTATGTTTCAATAAGATTGAAAATTTTAGTTTAGTTAGTGGTATAAAAAAGGCTTTTGCTCCAAGACCAGCAAGTGATATCAACAAGTTTGTGATTGTCCCAGTAGCCTTTGGTAATTTTCCCCAAAGTGATTGTACCATCTAGTGTCAATGTAGACTTAGCGGGGTATGTACCCTGTagtagaaaatgttttaatttgcaGACCAGTTAGTGTTCTGAACAGGGGAACAGGGGCCAAATGGCACAAAAATGGGAACAAAACTTTTCTCACAGAGCTGTAAATTCTGTCAGCTGGCAAGAAGAACAGAGAGAATTCTGGCTCCTCATTCTTGAAGATAGATTTCATTTTACCAAAGTCAGCATACTAAACCAGACCTGTGCCTAATGTTAGCTCATTTAgcttttatatatttcatatatttgcTGCATAAACCCTTTCATTATTTGTATTGGTTTTACTTGAATTCTTTCATTGGAGATTCTGTGAATCTCAATCAGGACTAAGGCAGGGTATAGAAAGGCTCCCACTCAATTTAATGGCATCAAAATATAAAAGGAcatataataatttttgaagtaGATTAGATGTACTAGTAAAtacctgaaataaaatactgctttatgATCGTAATATTGTTGGTATATTTAATTAATGTTGTGACCTAGACAAAACTTTGGGAGACTGAACCttgaagaaagcaaagcattGAATTTAAAGAGTGTTCTTGTATCTTGTCTGGATTTGGTTTCTATTGCTACTTTCCACGTCATAATTTTCATAGTATTTATATTAATCTAGATGTTATTCTATATATATGTGATTATATTCACATCCAGATGTCTGTATTCATATCTAGATGCAATTACAGGACTTCTATCTGAATTTCAGACAACTGTGGTGAAAATATTGATTTGTTTATGATTTCTTATTCTTTGGAGTAAAGTTGCTTTTAAGAATgattactgaaataatttcctgcagCCAAAATTTTTGTGAGGTGAGGCTAATCAGAAATGTGTTAAACAATTTACTACAGCTAATACTAATAAACACTGGGAAATTACTAATATCTCTCTCATTTTCAGTTGCATAAACCCCCATTGTAACTGTGGCACCTATGCAGTTCCAGCTACTCAGTTAGTTTCACCTATACATTCTTACGTGCATCATATCTCTCTTGTGTAGATATTTCAGCCTTTCCAAGTAATTTATTGTTCTCttcctttggttttttccaGTTATATGTTGGTTAGGATGTATTTGTTGCACCAATGCTTCATGACATCCATTTAGtcatttctgtaaaatacttTCTAAGTAGAggatactttaaaaatattttagtataaGTAGCCTTTTAGTATACCTTAAGAATGTGATACTCAATAGTTAATGATCCTGCAACTCTGCCGAATGACATGAAGGTGTGTCTGCATGTGACTTATTAATACTGTCTGTCCATTCTGTCTCAATTCTACTATGAGCAATTTAGCTCTTTCAGATACTGTTCCTCATTATGACATTTTAAAGCTTATTTATCTCAGCTCAACTTTGCTTATTTTGCAAGTAACAGTGAGTGGATTAATAAATTGCACCACTGTTGTTGGAACCTGATACCTTGAATCATTATTCTTGGTGGTTTTTGATTTACATAATTAAAACATCACACTAGGAGATTGGCTTAGAATCATCTCTGAAATGTTTCTCGTGTGCTATAAGCTAGCAGTTTTTATGGCAAGACCTGGCAAAAGTTGACTTCCAGATCAGAGTCATGTCTTAAAGTACAGTAGTACAACTTGAACATAATAATCCATTGGAATCAACTGCAGCATATAAGATTCCTCAGCTGCTATTTAACAACTTGAAAATAGAGGGGAACACAGTACTGGCAAAAAGAATACATTTCAGAAAGATTATTAATAATGGGCCATTATTTAGGATAGGATATTTATCCAAAGTGCCAGCAGAATGATCAGCTGGGTAATGGTGTTGACACTTTTTCCTAGGAAAGAACataaaaatccattaaattaGAAGGGAAATAAGAGTGGTGTATAATAACTTTTCTAATAATTGGTAATGGAGAATCTTGCATCTTCTTTCAAAATACGTCAAAATGTTCATGGACATTAAAACAGTTTTAGTACTATTAAGTGTGTTTTCAAGCAGTATACTTGAAGTGCTACGAAGAAGacaaaagcactgaaatgtCTGAGCATCTCACAGAGTATTTTAGATGAAGATTGGAACAAAAACTGAGACTGTCTTTCGtagaatcataggatcattaaggttggaaaagacctccatTATCACTGAATCCAGCTGTTAACTCAGCACCAGTGTTGATCACTAACTTgtcccaagtgccacatgcaTGTGCCTTTTTAGCATTTCCAAGGATGGTGAATCCACTGCTTCCCTTGGCAACCTATCTGAATGCCTGACCagcctttcagtgaagaaatttttcctaatatccagtctaaacctcaCCTGACACAACTCgaggccatttcctcctgtcTGAACAgttgggagaagaggctgagtCCCtcctggctacagcctcctttcagtCAGTTGAAGAGAGTGCTAAGgccacccctgagcctccttttctcctgactaaacactcccagctccctcagctgctcatAATCAGATTTCTGccccagacccttcaccagctttgttgctCTGTTTTGGACACACTTAAGAACATCTATGTTCTTGTTGTGAGTGGTCCCAGTCTCACCAATGCCCAGTACATGGGGACTCTAGTACTTTCTAGAGGTTTGAGTTAAGACTTAAACTGTATctcataaaggaaaaagaaaacaaacttgaTCTGTGAAAA containing:
- the LOC101811646 gene encoding sperm protamine P1-like isoform X1, translated to MAGYNRRARRRRSRSRSRSHRRLRKTRRTGHSRSRRRSTRRRRRVARRRHSAVKRRSFRRHRHHEEEEEPDALDDLGPFSEPVDDFEM
- the LOC101811646 gene encoding sperm protamine P1-like isoform X2, whose protein sequence is MAGYNRRARRRRSRSRSRSHRRLRKTRRTGHSRSRRRSTRRRRRVARRRHSAVKRRSFRRHRHHEEEEEPDALDDLGPFSEPVDDFEM